The stretch of DNA GCCGGCACACCGGCCTTTTCCGCCGACTCACTCAACACCTTAGCGATAGCCACGTTTGAATGCAGGGCCTCGGATCCTCCTCGCAAGATGCAGACGTTCCCGGACTTGAGGCACAAGGCCGCCGAATCCGCCGTGACGTTCGGACGCGCTTCGTAAATGATCCCAATCACGCCGATCGGTACACGCATGCGGCCCACCTGCATCCCGTTCGGCCGCGTCCACATCTTGGGGGTCTCGCCAAGCGGATCCGGCAATCGCGCAACATCACGGATCCCTGCGGCCATCTCTCGAATGCGCTCCGTCGTCAGCCGCAATCGATCCCCCATCGCTTTTCGCTCGGGCGTGGCATCGAATTGCTCGAGATCCTTCTCGTTCTCGGCCAACAGCTCCGCCTCATGCTCTTCGAGCCCATCGGCCATGGCCTCCAAGGCCTGATTTTTAATCGCCGTCGAAAGGGTGGAGAGCCGGCCGGCCGCCCCCTTGGCCTTTTTGACCAGGGTCGCGACATACTCTTCCGGAGTGAGTACTTCAACTGGAGCATCCAGCTCCGGAACCGGGGATTCGGTGAGATCTTGTTCCATGTCGTGGATTCCTGCTGCTGGCGGTACCTGAGACCTACTGCCTCAGCCTCTCCGCCTATTCAAGATGGTGAACGGAAACGCGACGATTTATAGCCAGACAGGATACTGTGGGATTCTGAGTCGGGTCAAGGGTTGCGCGCGGGACCCGGTGTCGGCGGCACGCCTGGAGTAGAACCGGGCGCGCCGGGTTGCATCGGCATCATCCCGGGAGTCAGGCCCATCATCGGCGGCATCAACATCGACTGCGAGGAAGGATTGGGATGTTGAAACATCCAGTCGTGATACGTCTTTCGGCCTTCGAAGTGGCGAACCGCGAGGGGAAAGTCCCGTTCCTTGATCGGTTTGGCCTTGCTTTTGCTCCGGACCCCCATAATCCCGCCGGTCGGCGCACGCAGGTATTCCCAGTCTCCGCCCGTCATCGGATCCTGATAGGCCTTTCGTAAATACGGCTTGTAGGCACGGGTCAGTTCGGCTAACGACTGGGGATACATTTCATTGGGCATCACCCGCCCAACCTGCATGGTGGCTGAATAGAGCGCCAGGGCGTTTTGAATTTCGATCCCCTTGGCTATGAGATCGGCTTCTTTTTCCCGTTGTACCATCACGGTCCATTGACGGGTGGCCGCCGACACAGAGATCCCGATCAGGACGATCGAGAACATCAAGGCCAGATAGGTAATGCCGCGATCAGTCTTGAGAAGACCCCCCACACATCCCTGCCTAGTTGGGTTGCGCGCCCGCACTGGGTGCATCCGTGACGGGAATGACCTGCGTCACCTTGGAGGCGACATCCTGAAGCGTGATCTCGTGCATCGACACATCCTTCACCAGCACCTCACCGGCTATCACTTCACCGACCTGCACCACGTGCATTTCGTCGTTCTTGATCACCACGGCCATATTGCGCTTCTTTTGCGAACCGCCTCCCACCGCCATAAACCCGACATACCGAAAGTGGTTCAACTCCGTCGCGATGCGCAGCCGCGCCACCTCCTCCGGGGTCGGGCCCTGTGGTCCCTCAACAACCGCCTCTCCCTCGGATGATTCTCCCTCGGGGGACTCTTCAGACGTCACCTGCCCTTCAAACGGCAGCGTACCAGGGAATTCCCCTGCAGGGAGCTTGAATTCCCACAGTCCAGATGGATTCTTTTCCTCTCCCTTGGGAGCCCGACGCCGTCTTGGCTGAGGCTTGGGGGCCGGAGGCGTCGATACGGACGGCATCAAACTGGCGAAGATATTCCGGGGCGTGGAAAAGGTTGCCTCGCGCTGGCCCTTGATGGCGGCCAACCGATCCAGATGAACCTGCAGCGGCGAAGCCGCGGGGGCCGCTGAAGTTTTGCCCAGTGGCCGCTGTCCCTTGACATGAGTCAAGGGCACACGCTCCTGCTCGGTGGAATAACCGAATTGCCACATGAGCAACCCAAGCCACAACACCACGAGGACCGCCAGCAGCATCCCTTGATTCTTACTGATTCGATTCATAAGGTCACGGCGCCGGAGGCTGTAACTGTTGCCCTCGTAGATAGGTCGAAATCCGGATATTAAAGGTGAGTTGCTGATCCTGCACATTCCCCGATCGAACCAAATTTAAGTCTTCGATGAACAGCAACTCCTCCGCTGATTCCAAGTTGTAGAGAAACCGACGCAAATCCTCATAACGACCCGTCACCGTTCCCTGCAGGATGGCCTTGGTCGCATCCGCGACCGCGGTCTTTTCTGTCCGATAGGACAGCGCCGGTAAGGTCACCTGGTCTCGCTTTGCCTCCTCCGTCACCCCAAGTGCCAGCGGCGCAAAATCACGAAACAGCGGCAATACCGCCCACACCCGCTGCAGATCCGCCTTCGCCTTCTTGGCCTCCTTATGCCGGCTCAGTTGTTGGCGGGCCCTCATCCAGTCCGCCTCGAGCCGGACCTGCTCCTGCTTGGCCGTGCCCAGGGCTAACGCATGAATCGCATAGCTCATGAGGGCCAGCGTCGCGACAAACGCCAGCCAGGGGAGGATGGGCGCGTAGGGTTGACGCCACGTATGTTGGAGACGGTCGAGGCCAGGCCACATCATGGGTTACGGTTCCGATAACGTAACGAGAGGTCGAACTCCACTAATCCGGTGGCCATCACCCGATGCTGCCCCAACACCGGTTCCTTGAATTGGGGATGGTCTTGAAAGGTCACGGTGAGGGTGGTCACGTCTTCCAGCGCCCTCGCGGAGCCAGTCAGCATAATCGTGGCATTCGTCGGATCAAGCCGAATGCTGTTGACGGCGATGCGTTGCGGAATGGCACGCTCCAACTCCGTCAGAAACCGGGTCCACGAAAAACTCCGCTTCTCGATCAACTGATTGGCGAACTCGATCTCCTTGGGCAAGACCTGCAGGGCCGCCTCCGACAAATCAAGCCCCTCCTGCTGTGCTTCTCGCAACAACTCCTTGTCCCGATCTTGAACCTGGTTCAAGGCCGATTCCATGGATTGCACATCCTGCCACACCAACCAGGCCTGGGAGATATCCCACAAGATGGCCAAGCCGATCGCCCCCGCGAATAACATGATGACGAGTCTCGCCGGAGCCAGATACCAGCGATACCGGCTGCTGAGATTGATCGCGAAAGCGCCGCTTCGTGCCGAGGGTTGCCCGACGCGCAATGCAAAATCACGAACCTTCGAGACAAGCGTATCCAACGACATGATCTACACGACCCCTGCAATCGCGGGTAATGCGGCACTCGTGTGTGGTCCCGCAATGGGCCCCCCGCCGGACTGCTGCACTCGATCCCACTCCACCGCCTGCACCGGTACGCCCAATCCTTTTTCCAACAGTTGTTGCAGTCCGGCCCCCATCGCGTCATCCGCAACGAGGACCGCGTGATCAATCGCCAAATCCGGCGTTTGCTGCTGACAGGCATAGATGGAATCGGCGCACTCCTGCACGATACGGTCCAACCCCACCTGCCCGGCACCCGCTCCCCATGCACTGCCTGACCCGACGCCGCCCTGCAACTTCGAACGGAGAAACACCAAGGTACCCTTATGAAAAATAAACGCCGTGACCCCGCCGTCGGTGGCGTTCACCCAGAGGTAGTCGGCTGTCGATTGAACGGTGCGCCCGGCTCCTTGTGCCCACAAATTAAACATCCGCAGACTCGAGATATCCACTTCCTGCGGAATCAGCCCCGCCGCTTCACACACCGCCTCGTACTGAGCCAGGACGACCTCTTGCACTACCACCGCTAACACGGTGCAAGGCCCCTCGCCCGAAACGCCTGGTTCCGACAGGACTTGAGAAAAGACCTTGACGCCGGCGAGCGACAGCAATTGATCCTGACTCAATCGCCAACGCACAAGCGCCTCGCGTTCCTCCGAGCTCCACGGAAGTTCTTGGAGTTGAAGTACCGCCAGCCGCACGGCCATATCCGGTAAGATGATCGTCGCCGCACGAGGGACTCCCGGATCAGACGACCGAGCGGCGTCTTGAGCGGTGGCCGACGCAGCGATCGCTCGAATGTGCGACTCCAACTCATGCGGGGACAAAATATTTTGCTCGAGCGGCGACAGGCGCACAATTCCCTCGGGTAACGCCGACACCACGCATTGATACCGTGGCCGACCACGCCAATTCCGATGCACCTCGGCCCAGGCAAGATCCCGCGCCCCGATCTTCAAACAATACTGCGGACGACTAGTGATCCAATCCCACATCGGCTATCGCTCTTCGCTGAACGTCACGCGATTGATCTCTCGCAACGTCGTCTCTCCGGCCAATACTTTCTTCACTGCCGATTGCCGCAAGGTAATCATCCCGTCCGTCACCGCACGGTACCGAATTTCCGATAAGGCACGATCGGCCAAAATCATTTCCTTGATCTCATCGGTCAGGTCCAGGAACTCAGTAATACATTTCCGTCCGCGATACCCCGTCTCATGGCATTCAAGGCAGCCTTTACCTTCGTAAAACGGCTCGTTCTTATACTGAT from Nitrospira sp. encodes:
- a CDS encoding PilN domain-containing protein, whose protein sequence is MSLDTLVSKVRDFALRVGQPSARSGAFAINLSSRYRWYLAPARLVIMLFAGAIGLAILWDISQAWLVWQDVQSMESALNQVQDRDKELLREAQQEGLDLSEAALQVLPKEIEFANQLIEKRSFSWTRFLTELERAIPQRIAVNSIRLDPTNATIMLTGSARALEDVTTLTVTFQDHPQFKEPVLGQHRVMATGLVEFDLSLRYRNRNP
- the pilO gene encoding type 4a pilus biogenesis protein PilO, whose protein sequence is MMWPGLDRLQHTWRQPYAPILPWLAFVATLALMSYAIHALALGTAKQEQVRLEADWMRARQQLSRHKEAKKAKADLQRVWAVLPLFRDFAPLALGVTEEAKRDQVTLPALSYRTEKTAVADATKAILQGTVTGRYEDLRRFLYNLESAEELLFIEDLNLVRSGNVQDQQLTFNIRISTYLRGQQLQPPAP